A DNA window from Pogona vitticeps strain Pit_001003342236 chromosome 2, PviZW2.1, whole genome shotgun sequence contains the following coding sequences:
- the FST gene encoding follistatin isoform X1 — protein sequence MLNQRIFPGTVLLLMFFCQFTEDQTAEAGNCWLRQARNGRCQVLYKNGLSKEECCKTGRLTTSWTEEDVSDHVLFKWMIFSGGAPNCIPCKETCENVDCGPGKKCKMNKKNKPRCVCAPDCSNITWKGPVCGLDGKTYKNECTLLKARCKEQPELEIQYQGKCKKTCRDVLCPGSSTCVVDQNNNANCVTCNRICPEPTSPEQYLCGNDGITYASACHLRKATCLLGRSIGLAYEGKCIKAKSCEDIQCSTGKKCLWDFKVGRGRCALCDELCPESKSDEAVCASDNTTYPSECAMKEAACSLGVLLEVKHPGSCNSINEDPEDEEEEDDQDYSFPISSILEW from the exons ATGTTAAATCAGAGAATCTTTCCCGGCACGGTTTTACTCCTGATGTTTTTCTGCCAATTCACGGAGGATCAAACAGCAGAGG CTGGGAACTGCTGGCTCCGACAAGCCAGAAACGGCCGGTGCCAGGTCCTCTACAAAAATGGTCTCAGCAAAGAGGAGTGCTGTAAAACGGGCCGGCTGACCACGTCCTGGACCGAGGAGGACGTCAGCGACCACGTGCTCTTCAAATGGATGATTTTTAGCGGGGGTGCCCCCAACTGCATCCCCTGCAAAG AAACCTGTGAGAATGTGGATTGTGGTCCtgggaagaaatgtaaaatgaacAAGAAGAACAAGCCTCGGTGTGTCTGTGCTCCGGATTGCTCCAACATCACTTGGAAGGGCCCGGTGTGTGGCTTGGATGGGAAAACCTACAAAAATGAGTGTACCCTCCTGAAAGCCAGATGTAAAGAACAGCCCGAACTGGAAATCCAGTATCAAGGCAAATGCAAAA aGACCTGTAGGGATGTTTTATGCCCAGGCAGCTCCACATGTGTGGTTGATCAAAATAATAATGCCAACTGTGTCACATGTAATCGGATTTGCCCAGAACCTACCTCCCCGGAACAGTATCTCTGTGGGAATGATGGAATAACGTATGCAAGCGCCTGTCATCTAAGGAAAGCTACTTGCCTACTTGGAAGATCCATTGGCCTCGCCTACGAAGGAAAATGTATCA AGGCCAAATCCTGTGAAGACATCCAATGCAGCACCGGGAAGAAATGTTTGTGGGATTTTAAAGTGGGCAGAGGACGGTGTGCCCTTTGTGATGAGCTGTGCCCTGAAAGCAAATCAGATGAAGCCGTCTGTGCCAGCGATAACACCACTTACCCAAGCGAGTGCGCCATGAAGGAAGCAGCCTGTTCCCTGGGCGTGCTTTTGGAAGTAAAGCACCCAGGATCTTGCAACT CCATTAATGAAGATCCTGAGGacgaggaagaagaggatgacCAGGACTACAGCTTTCCTATATCTTCCATTCTAGAGTGGTAA
- the FST gene encoding follistatin isoform X2 codes for MLNQRIFPGTVLLLMFFCQFTEDQTAEAGNCWLRQARNGRCQVLYKNGLSKEECCKTGRLTTSWTEEDVSDHVLFKWMIFSGGAPNCIPCKETCENVDCGPGKKCKMNKKNKPRCVCAPDCSNITWKGPVCGLDGKTYKNECTLLKARCKEQPELEIQYQGKCKKTCRDVLCPGSSTCVVDQNNNANCVTCNRICPEPTSPEQYLCGNDGITYASACHLRKATCLLGRSIGLAYEGKCIKAKSCEDIQCSTGKKCLWDFKVGRGRCALCDELCPESKSDEAVCASDNTTYPSECAMKEAACSLGVLLEVKHPGSCN; via the exons ATGTTAAATCAGAGAATCTTTCCCGGCACGGTTTTACTCCTGATGTTTTTCTGCCAATTCACGGAGGATCAAACAGCAGAGG CTGGGAACTGCTGGCTCCGACAAGCCAGAAACGGCCGGTGCCAGGTCCTCTACAAAAATGGTCTCAGCAAAGAGGAGTGCTGTAAAACGGGCCGGCTGACCACGTCCTGGACCGAGGAGGACGTCAGCGACCACGTGCTCTTCAAATGGATGATTTTTAGCGGGGGTGCCCCCAACTGCATCCCCTGCAAAG AAACCTGTGAGAATGTGGATTGTGGTCCtgggaagaaatgtaaaatgaacAAGAAGAACAAGCCTCGGTGTGTCTGTGCTCCGGATTGCTCCAACATCACTTGGAAGGGCCCGGTGTGTGGCTTGGATGGGAAAACCTACAAAAATGAGTGTACCCTCCTGAAAGCCAGATGTAAAGAACAGCCCGAACTGGAAATCCAGTATCAAGGCAAATGCAAAA aGACCTGTAGGGATGTTTTATGCCCAGGCAGCTCCACATGTGTGGTTGATCAAAATAATAATGCCAACTGTGTCACATGTAATCGGATTTGCCCAGAACCTACCTCCCCGGAACAGTATCTCTGTGGGAATGATGGAATAACGTATGCAAGCGCCTGTCATCTAAGGAAAGCTACTTGCCTACTTGGAAGATCCATTGGCCTCGCCTACGAAGGAAAATGTATCA AGGCCAAATCCTGTGAAGACATCCAATGCAGCACCGGGAAGAAATGTTTGTGGGATTTTAAAGTGGGCAGAGGACGGTGTGCCCTTTGTGATGAGCTGTGCCCTGAAAGCAAATCAGATGAAGCCGTCTGTGCCAGCGATAACACCACTTACCCAAGCGAGTGCGCCATGAAGGAAGCAGCCTGTTCCCTGGGCGTGCTTTTGGAAGTAAAGCACCCAGGATCTTGCAACT GA